GCACCGAGGCGGAAGTTCTGCTGATAGCCGTGAGCGTTCTCCATCTTCACGCCGAAGAAGCTCATTGCCGGCATCTGCGTGTTGAAGAACGACGTGCCGGGGAAGAAGCGGAACGAGGCGTCGGCATAGCCGACGTTCATCGTCGCGCCGACGGCGAAGTCCTCGGAGAAGGAGTAGGCGACGGTCGGCGAAATGGTCATGAAACGGACCTGCGTGTAGGTGCCGTCGACGGTGCCGAAGAAGGTGTTGAGCTTCTCGAAGGTGGCGCCCATGCCGCCCTGGCCGATGAAGCCGATGCCCCAGGTCCACGGCGAGCCCTTGGCCCCGCGCACGTAGGCGACCGAGGGCATGGTGAAGTAGCGGCTCTTGGCGTCGGTCGGGCCGTTGACCATGTTCTCGAACTCGAGCGACGGCGCCATCGTCGCCAGGTTCGCCGAGAAGTGATTGCCCTGGAGCTGCGCGATGCCGGCGGGGTTGAAGCCGATGGCGAGCGAGCGGTCGGAGATCGCGAGGTTGGCGCCGCCGCGGCCCATCGCTTCGGTGCCGTAGGCGGTCAGGTACATGCCGTTCGTCGCATGGGCCGCGGGCGCGAGCAGGAGCGCCAGGGCGAGAGCGAGGGCGGCGGCGAGCCAGGTTCTGCTAGCCGGCATGGGGTTCTTCCTCCTTGAGAAGAGAGCGGCGCGGCAGCGGCCGCGTCCGCGAGGACGGCGCACGAAGCGAGGTCGAGCGCGACAGATCGAGCCCGGCGAGGGTGGCGATCGCCGCCAGTGGCGCGGCGCCGAACAGCCGGGCGAGGGTCGAGCGGGAGAGCGCGGTGGTGCGAGCGATGGTGGCGAGCGCCGGGATGCGCCCGGAACGTGCGGCCTCCTCGCGGCAGGCGGCGAGCGCCCGCCAGTGGCGCTCGGAGAGTGGGGCGAGCCCGAGCGCGTCGGCGCTTCGCTCGGCCTGGGCGGGAGTCCACGCCTCCGACCTGGCGAGGCACGAGTCGAGGCGAGAGGGTGAGGGCATGCGGTCGATCGCTCCGCCGTGTCCTAGAGCACGGAGCGTGCCGCGATGAAAACGGGCCGGACGAGTCTGTTTTCTGGTCTTTCGAGGCGAGCCTGAAACGTCACGTTGCTACGCGACGTTTCAGGCGAAACGCAACGTTGCTACGCTGAAACGCCGAGCCCCAGCTCGCGCATGCGCCGCCAGAGCGTCGTGCGGGAGAGCCCGAGGGCCCGGGCCGCCTCGTCGCGTCGCCAGCGGGCGGCCTCGAGGGCGACGAGGAGGCGCTCGCGTTCGTCCCGCGGGGCGGTCGGCTGGCTCCCCGCCGGCGGCCGGCTCTCGACCGGGCTCGGCACGCTCCGCGCCGGCAAACGAGCTTCGGCCGGGAGGTCCTCCGGCAGGATGGTCTGGCGCCGGCAGACGGCGAGCGCGTACTCGAGGGCGTTCTCGAGCTCGCGCACGTTCCCCGGCCAGTCGTAGGCGAGGAGCGCTCGCAGCGCGTCGGGGGAGAGGCGCACCTCCCGCCCGCTGCGCCGCGCGGCGCGGGCGAGCAGATGGCGGGTGAGCGGCTCGACGTCTTCGCGGCGCGCACGCAGCGGCGGCACCTCGACGGGAACGACGCGCAGGCGGTAGTAGAGGTCCTCGCGGAATCGCCCTTCACGCACCGCGCGGGACAGGTCGAGGTGGGTCGCCGCGAGGATGCGGGCATCGCTCTCTCGGGTCCGGCTTTCGCCGACCCGCTCGAAGGTGCGCTCCTGCAGGACGCGCAGGAGCTTGCCCTGGAGCGAGAGCGGCAGGTCGCCGATCTCGTCGAGAAAGAGCGTGCCGTGCTCGGCGAGCTCGAAACGACCGGCGCGGTCGCGCACGGCGCCGGTGAATGCGCCGCGCACGTGGCCGAAGAGCTCGCTCTCCAGCAGCTCTCCCGGCAGCGCCGCGCAGTTGACCGCCACGAAGGCGCCGCTGCGCCGTCCGGAGTGGAGATGGAAGGCGCGGGCGACGAGCTCCTTGCCGGTGCCGCTCTCGCCGGAGAGCAGGACCGTGGCGTCGCTCTCGGCAAGGTTCTCGATCAGGCGGAAGATGTTCTGCATCGCCTGCGAGCGCGCGACGAGGCCCGAGAAGTGGATGATGCCCGGCTCGGCTCCGGGCTCGAGCGCCTCCTCGGCGGGGCGCATGACGACGACGTAGGCGACCCCGGGGTCACAGAGGTCGTCGCGGCGTTCGACGAGTGGCGCGGCGGTCACCGAAACCCGCCGCGGTCGCCGCCCGGCGAGTTGCAAGGTGGCGCCCCAGCCCTCACGCCGTTCGCCGGCTTCGACAGCGGCGCGCAGCGCCCCGGCGGAACCGAACAGCTCGGCGCCGAGCAGCTCCTCGAGCGTCGCACCGACGAGACTCGCGGCGGTGCCGTCGCCGCCCATGGCGTCGATGCCGTGCGAGGCATGGACGACCCGCCAGCGGGGATCGGCGCACAGCACGACCCGCCCGAGCGAGGAGAAGACGCGGTCGATGCCGCCGATCATCGCGGCGACGGCAGCCTGATCGGAGAGCGCGCGGCGGGCCATCGGCGAGAAGAGGGACCCGCGCCGGCCGACGAGCGGGCGGCGCGGGTCGTGGCGAGGCTCAGCGCACCTCGCAGAGGCAGTGGGCGAAGAGCCCCTGCGGATCGTCGAGCTCGGCGAGGGCACGCACCTCGCGCGTGATCTCGGTCAGGCGGCGAGCCGGCGAGAGCCCGCGCGGCCTCGACACGTCGTCGAGCCGCACCAGCCGAGCCGTGGAGTTGAGGATGTCGGCGGCGAGCTGCTCTTTCCAGTCCGCCTCCTTCTCGACCCAGATGACCTTCGGCTCTCCTTCGAGCTTGGCGAGCTTGCCCGCCGCGGCGATGGCCGCGGAGAGGTCGCCGAGCTCGTCGACGAGGCCGAGCCGCTTGGCGTCGGCCCCGCTCCAGACGCGACCGCGGGCGATCTTGTCGACCTCGTCGCGCGTCATCTTGCGCGCCTGGCCGACGCGAGTGAGGAACTCCTCGTAGCCGCGGTCGATCATCGTCTGGATGAGCTCGCCGGCGCGCGGGTCGAGCGCCCGGTCGACGCGCACGGCACCGGAGAGCCAGGTCGTGCCGACACCGTCGACGTGGACGCCGAGGTACTTGGCGAGCGGCTTCTGGAAGGTCGGGATCATTCCGAAGATGCCGATCGAGCCGGTGAGCGTGTCGGGGCTGGCGAAGATGCGGTCGGAGGCGGTGGAGATCCAGTAGCCGCCCGAGGCGGCGAGCGAGCCCATCGACACGACCACCGGCTTGCCAGCGGCGCGCGCCAGCTCGGCCTCGCGCCGGATGAGCTCGGAAGCGAAGGCGCTCCCGCCGGGCGAGTCGACGCGCAGCACGATCGCCTTGATCTGGTCGTCCTCGCGTGCCTGCCGGATGAGCGCCGCCGTGGAGTCGCCGCCGATCTCGCCGGAGGGCTTGGTGCCGTCGGCGATCGTCCCCTTGGCGACGACGACGCCGACGGCGTCGCCCTTCACCGGCTTGCGGTCGCGCAGCCCCTTCGCCTTGAGATAGTCGGCGAAGGCGATCTGGTTGAAGCTCTTCGACTCCGCGTCCTTGCCGACCAGCTCGATCATCCGCGCCCGCACCTCGTCGCGATTCGACAGCTTGTCGACCAGCTTGTCGGCCAGCGCCATCTTCGCGGCGTCGCCGTGGGCGGCCCGCAGCCGCCCGTCGACGCCCTCGATGCTGGCGATCACCTCGCCGGGGGTGAGCTTGCGCGCCGCGGCGACGTCGGCGACCCACGAGCCCCAGAGGTCGCCGAGCAGATCCTGGTACGAATCGCGCGCCTCGGGCGAGATGTCGTCGCGCAGATACGGCTCGACCGCCGACTTGTACTCGCCGACGCGGAAGACGTGGACGTCGACCTCGTACTTGTCCAGCCCCTCCTTGAAGTAGGGGCGCCAGATGCCGTAGCCCTCGACGAGCACCATGCCGAGAGGGTTGAGGTGCACCTCGTCGGCCTGCGCGGCGAGGAAGTAGGAGGCGTTGCCGTAGCTGTCGGCCGCGGCGATCACTTTCTTGCCGCTGGTCTTGAAGTCGACGAGGGCCGCCTTGAGATCCTGCAGCTTGCTCGGCCCGATCGCGCCGAGCTCGTCGAGCCCGAGGTAGACCGCCTGAATGCGGTCGTCGCTCTTGGCGGCGTGCAGGGCGTCGGTGAGGTCCTTGAGCAGCGTCTCGGCATCGGCCGAGCCGTCGAGCTTGCGCATCGCCTGGGCGACCGGGTCGCCGGTCAGCTGCTCGACCACGGCGCCCTTCGGGTTGAGCACCAGCGCCGCCTTGCCCGGCACCTTTGGCTTGCTCCCGCCGGCGGCGGCGAAGAGAGCGATGACGATCAGCAGGAAGATCGCGTTGACCACGATCCGCCGCGACAGATCCACCCCGCGCCAGATCGCGCGCAGGAAGCGGAAGAGGATATTGGGCCGTTCGTTCTCCATGGATCCCTCCGGAAGGGCCTGGGCGGACTCTGCCCGGGTCCAAGGATTCTACGCGCGGGAGGACCCGGAGTTGTGGAAAGGCCCCCTAGGGACGGGCGCGGTGAAGCAGCAGACAACCAGCGGCGGCGACGAGAAGGCCGAGAAGAGTCAGGCCATGGGGGTCGAGAGTCGGCACGTCGATCAGGAAGCCTCGGCGATTGGGGTAGACCCAGAGGCCGCTGTTGGGGCCGTTGTCGACCACCAGTTCGGGAGCGCCGTCTCGGGCGAGATCGGCGATGACCAGGGCGTCCGACGTTGCAGGCAGATCGAGAGTCGCGTATTCAATTAGACCGTCCGTCACGGCTCCGCGGAAGAAGTGGGCTCTGGGCGCGAAGGAGGACGAGAACACGAACTCGGTTCGACCGTCCCCATCGATGTCCATGGCAGCACCCTGGCTGGGCCCGTCCGGAAAGAGAGTGAATACCGAGTCTGCGAAGGCTCCCCCTCCGACCGATCTCGCGATGCCGATCTGCTTCGGGACGCCGTAATGGACGATGACGAGATCGTCGAGGCCGTCTCCGTCGGCATCTCCCACGAATGGCAGGGAAGTCTGAGGAGGGAGGAGTGGGCCGTCGAACTCTGTTCCATAGAGTCCTCCCGCAGTACCCAACGCTACTCGGATGCGGATCGTGTTCGTGAACCCGTTGTACACGGCCCTCGCCCGATCTGGCCAGGCGTCGCCGTCAAAGTCACCGACGACTGCATGGAGAGCCAAACAGCCTGAGCCGGAGGTGAATGTACCGTCACCGCCGCCGAGCCAACCCACCGAGGTGGCTGCCACGTCGCGGTGGCCGTCGCCGTTGCAGTCTCGAATCTCCAAGGTCTCGGGCGTGAGCGGACTCGGCTCGAGCGCCTGGTACCAATGGTAGCCGCCGGCACCATCGCTCAGATTGACGTACGCGGTAGCGAGATCGGAGGAAGCCCACGCGAAATCGCCGAACCCATCCTCGTTGAGGTCTCCGGCGGCCAGAGAGACCGGGGCACCGGTAAGGAAGCTCGGTCCGACACGCAACAAGCTCGTGCGGTCTCCGAACAAGACCTGCCCGTGGCTCGGGCCGGCAGTACTCACGTCGGGCAGGCCGTCGCCATCGATGTCCTGCACGACGAGGCGCCAAGATACGTCGTTGGTGGGTGCGAGAAAAGGCTGGTCGAACGGGAGCAGCTGGCCGGAGGCAGGGGCGGCGAAACTGCTCCACGCGGCCGCGATCAGAAATGCGAAGAAGGTGGAGCGGAAGTGGGAGGTGAGCATCGCGTAGACCTCACAGGAATGCTTCTATTTTACGCGAGTGCAATACTCCGAGATATTCCCTTGGGTATCCACGAGAAGCGAAAGGGCCACCGACCCCGTCGGTGGCCTCTTCCTTCCTATTCGGCCGAATCCGGTGAGAACCGCGCTCAGGCGCCCGGGGCGGGGCCGAAGGAGCGGGTGAAGAGGTCCTGGATGGCGGTGCGGCCCTCGGGGGTGAGGTTGCGCGTGCCGGTGCCGGCGAAGGGGCGCTCACCGATCGTCGGCTGGTCGGGGACCCAGTGCCCGTCGCGCCAGGTGAACCAGCCGGCGCGCTCCTGGTCGTAGACGTGGAGGTGGCGGTTGAAGAGCTTGGCGAGCTCGACGCCCCAGCCGGTGCCGCCCTTGACGGTGTCGTCGGCCTGGATCCAGCCGATGGCGAAGACCTGATACGACTCGTTGACCATGTGGAAGATCGACTGGATGACGCGGCGCACCTTCTCGGCCTCGTGGTAGGTGCGGCCCATGCGCTTCGAGACGATCTCCATGCTGACGTCGCCCTTGGCGAGCTCGTCTTCGGAGAGGGTGCGGACATCCTCGCCCCACTCCATGGCATGCCCTTCGAAGGAGAACGTGGTCTCGCGGATCCCCCAGCGCTTGGCCGAGCGACCGAACTCCGCCTCGGCGCCCTTGTGGCCGCCGCTGTACATGACGACTTTCTGATGATGGTGCATCGGCTTGACTCCCCGGGGATTGCCCCTGCAGAAAACCGGCGGATCATAGCGTAGCGCCCACGAGGACGTTGACCCGTCGAGGATCTCTACCATACGCTGCCGGGAATCCACCGGGGCCGGGGTAGGGGGATCCCTCGATGCGAGTGTTGGTGGCGGTGGGCAGCGCAAGGCTGCGACGGGAGCTCGACGAGCTCCTGGCCGACTGGCGGTTTGCCCCGGAAAGCCACGGCGATGGCCTCTCGGCCTGGGAAGCGCTCGAGGCGCCCGGCGGACCGCGCCTCGCCTTCTGGCAGGTCGATCTTCCCGGTCTCGACGCCCTCGCGGCAGCCCGCCGACTGCGCGGGGTCGATGCTCCCCGTTATGTGCACCTGCTCGTCCTCGCCGAGCGGGGCGAGGCGACGCCGCCGCTCGCTGCCGTCGATGCCGGAGCGGACGACGTGCTCTTCCTGCCGGTGAATGCCGAGGAGCTGCGCGTGCGCCTGGCATTGGCGCGCCGGGCGCTGCATCTGCAGGAGAAGCTCACGGTCCTCACCGACGTCGTCCGCCACCAGGCCGATCGCGACCCGGTGACCAACGTGTGGAACCGCCGCGCCATCGCCGAGATGCTGGCGCGCGAGCTGACCCGGGCCTGCCGCGACAACGACTGGGTCACCGTGCTCGCGCTGCATCTCGACGGCTTCAAGGAGCTCAACGAGACCCACGGCCCGGAGGCCGGAGACGGCGTGATCCGCGAGGCTGCCGAGCGCCTGCGCACGGCGATCCGCGCCTCCGACTGGCTGGGGCGGAACGTGGCGGCGAAGTACTTCCTCCTCCTGCCCGGCTGCAATCCCGACCGGGCCGTGGCGACCGCCGAACGGCTGCGTCACGCCTCGGCCGAGAAGCCGTTCCCGCTCGGCGAGGGGCGGAGCGTGGTGCTCACGGCCAGTGTCGGGCTCGCCTCCGACCGCGGCGGATCGATCAGCGCCGAGGAGTTGCTCGACCGCGCCTCCGAGGCGCTGCGGCGCGCCCGTTCCGAGGGCGGCGACACCATCCGTCAAGCGCTCCCCACCCAAGCGGGACAACTGCCGCTCGCCTAGGCGTCACGCCTGACTGCCGGCCACACGCGCCACCCGCCCGGGTCTCCGGCTCACGCACGGGACCAGGACGAGTGGGTGGTCGCGCAGAAGTCCGTCCCTCCCCCCCGCGTCGTCCCGACCGGCAGGAGGGTCCGACCACGTCTCCTGCTCTCGCGCCGGTAGACCCGGGGGAAGCAGGACGGAACGGCGGCGCGTCGACTACTTGACGATCTCGATCAGCTCGACCTCGAACACCAGCGTGGCACCGGGCGGGATGCCCGGACGGCCACGGTCGCCGTAGGCGAGCTCGGCCGGGCAGACCAGCTTCGCCTTGCCGCCGACCTTCATCTTCTGGAGACCTTCGGTCCAACAGGGGATGACGCCGTTCAGCGCGAACTCGGCCGGCTGGCCGCGCCCGATCGAGCTGTCGAACTCGGTGCCGTCGACGAGCGTGCCGCGGTAGTGGACCTTGACCTTGTCGGTGGCGGCGGGCGTGGCGCCGGTCCCCGCCAGCGTCTCGCGGTAGACGAGCCCGGTGGCGGTTTTCTGGGCCCCCGACTCCTTGGACGCCGCGTCGAGGAGCGCCTTGCCACGCTCCTTCTCCGCGGCGGCGCGCTTCTCGGCGCGAGCCTGGACGAATCCCTGGACCTTCGGTGCGAACTCCTCGGCCTTGACCGCCGGCTTGCCGGCGTGGGCGTCGGAGATCGCCCGCAGGACGAGCTGCAGCTCGGCGTCGGTCAGGCCGAGGGTGGCGAGGTTGCGGTGGAGCATCAGGCCGATGGTGTAGACGGCCT
This genomic window from Holophagales bacterium contains:
- a CDS encoding diguanylate cyclase, with translation MRVLVAVGSARLRRELDELLADWRFAPESHGDGLSAWEALEAPGGPRLAFWQVDLPGLDALAAARRLRGVDAPRYVHLLVLAERGEATPPLAAVDAGADDVLFLPVNAEELRVRLALARRALHLQEKLTVLTDVVRHQADRDPVTNVWNRRAIAEMLARELTRACRDNDWVTVLALHLDGFKELNETHGPEAGDGVIREAAERLRTAIRASDWLGRNVAAKYFLLLPGCNPDRAVATAERLRHASAEKPFPLGEGRSVVLTASVGLASDRGGSISAEELLDRASEALRRARSEGGDTIRQALPTQAGQLPLA
- a CDS encoding VCBS repeat-containing protein, which codes for MLTSHFRSTFFAFLIAAAWSSFAAPASGQLLPFDQPFLAPTNDVSWRLVVQDIDGDGLPDVSTAGPSHGQVLFGDRTSLLRVGPSFLTGAPVSLAAGDLNEDGFGDFAWASSDLATAYVNLSDGAGGYHWYQALEPSPLTPETLEIRDCNGDGHRDVAATSVGWLGGGDGTFTSGSGCLALHAVVGDFDGDAWPDRARAVYNGFTNTIRIRVALGTAGGLYGTEFDGPLLPPQTSLPFVGDADGDGLDDLVIVHYGVPKQIGIARSVGGGAFADSVFTLFPDGPSQGAAMDIDGDGRTEFVFSSSFAPRAHFFRGAVTDGLIEYATLDLPATSDALVIADLARDGAPELVVDNGPNSGLWVYPNRRGFLIDVPTLDPHGLTLLGLLVAAAGCLLLHRARP
- a CDS encoding FKBP-type peptidyl-prolyl cis-trans isomerase is translated as MTRKLAVPLLALLLAVAAAPIFADTPAPSTDDEKAVYTIGLMLHRNLATLGLTDAELQLVLRAISDAHAGKPAVKAEEFAPKVQGFVQARAEKRAAAEKERGKALLDAASKESGAQKTATGLVYRETLAGTGATPAATDKVKVHYRGTLVDGTEFDSSIGRGQPAEFALNGVIPCWTEGLQKMKVGGKAKLVCPAELAYGDRGRPGIPPGATLVFEVELIEIVK
- the sppA gene encoding signal peptide peptidase SppA, translated to MENERPNILFRFLRAIWRGVDLSRRIVVNAIFLLIVIALFAAAGGSKPKVPGKAALVLNPKGAVVEQLTGDPVAQAMRKLDGSADAETLLKDLTDALHAAKSDDRIQAVYLGLDELGAIGPSKLQDLKAALVDFKTSGKKVIAAADSYGNASYFLAAQADEVHLNPLGMVLVEGYGIWRPYFKEGLDKYEVDVHVFRVGEYKSAVEPYLRDDISPEARDSYQDLLGDLWGSWVADVAAARKLTPGEVIASIEGVDGRLRAAHGDAAKMALADKLVDKLSNRDEVRARMIELVGKDAESKSFNQIAFADYLKAKGLRDRKPVKGDAVGVVVAKGTIADGTKPSGEIGGDSTAALIRQAREDDQIKAIVLRVDSPGGSAFASELIRREAELARAAGKPVVVSMGSLAASGGYWISTASDRIFASPDTLTGSIGIFGMIPTFQKPLAKYLGVHVDGVGTTWLSGAVRVDRALDPRAGELIQTMIDRGYEEFLTRVGQARKMTRDEVDKIARGRVWSGADAKRLGLVDELGDLSAAIAAAGKLAKLEGEPKVIWVEKEADWKEQLAADILNSTARLVRLDDVSRPRGLSPARRLTEITREVRALAELDDPQGLFAHCLCEVR
- a CDS encoding TusE/DsrC/DsvC family sulfur relay protein; amino-acid sequence: MPSPSRLDSCLARSEAWTPAQAERSADALGLAPLSERHWRALAACREEAARSGRIPALATIARTTALSRSTLARLFGAAPLAAIATLAGLDLSRSTSLRAPSSRTRPLPRRSLLKEEEPHAG
- a CDS encoding sigma-54-dependent Fis family transcriptional regulator is translated as MARRALSDQAAVAAMIGGIDRVFSSLGRVVLCADPRWRVVHASHGIDAMGGDGTAASLVGATLEELLGAELFGSAGALRAAVEAGERREGWGATLQLAGRRPRRVSVTAAPLVERRDDLCDPGVAYVVVMRPAEEALEPGAEPGIIHFSGLVARSQAMQNIFRLIENLAESDATVLLSGESGTGKELVARAFHLHSGRRSGAFVAVNCAALPGELLESELFGHVRGAFTGAVRDRAGRFELAEHGTLFLDEIGDLPLSLQGKLLRVLQERTFERVGESRTRESDARILAATHLDLSRAVREGRFREDLYYRLRVVPVEVPPLRARREDVEPLTRHLLARAARRSGREVRLSPDALRALLAYDWPGNVRELENALEYALAVCRRQTILPEDLPAEARLPARSVPSPVESRPPAGSQPTAPRDERERLLVALEAARWRRDEAARALGLSRTTLWRRMRELGLGVSA